In the Nitrosopumilus cobalaminigenes genome, GAGTTATTCATATTTCAGTAGCTGATCCATTTTGTCCAGAATTACAATCATCAATTCTTCAAGTAACTGATAACCAAGATCTCAATATGCATAAAGATTGCACCTATGTTTGTATAGAAGGTCCACGATTTTCAACAAAAGCTGAATCAAAATTCTATAGAACAACAGGAGCAGACATTATTGGAATGACATTAGTTCCAGAATGTCAATTAGCAAGAGAAGCACAGATGTGTTACGCTTCAATTTCAACTGTTACAGACTATGATGTTTGGGCAGACAAACCAGTGACTGCTAAAGAAGTTATTGAAACACTTTCAAAAAATGTAGAAAAAACAAAAAAAGTTTTAACAGAATTAATTGATAAAATTCCTACAACAAGAAGTTGTTCTTGTGCAAAGGCATTAGAAGAAGCAGAATTTTAGTCATCTACAAAGGATTCTTTTTTGAGTCCTTCTGGAAGAGTCAAATCACCTTGCAATAGATTTCTCTGAAGTAAATCTATTACTTCATCGACATTATATCCTAATTTTTCTAATTCTTTTTCAGTAGTTTGAGAAAGTTTTGCACCAATGTTTTGGCCACCTATTCTACCAAAGGCAATAGCGGTAAAACGAAATTCATTTTCATCAATTATAAAATTACCAGTAATTTTTGCAGCCATTTGGCTTCCATGAATATTATTAATGTGAACTTTAAGATCCATTATAGAGATTAAATTTCTACAGCTTTGTTAACATTGTCATCAACTAGGAAACTCCAATGTTGATCATCTTCAATTTTAAAGTCGTTAACCTTTAGAGGAATAACTTTTTCATCCATACACTCGTGTTTGATTTCCCCATTTTCTTTTAATTTTACTAATTTCCATTTGTATTTTCCTTGTTGCAATTTACATACTGAAACTCCCCATTTT is a window encoding:
- a CDS encoding S-methyl-5'-thioadenosine phosphorylase, with translation MEKDVEIGIFGGTGIYDSGLLENAQEIDIDTPYGKPSDTITVGVFKGRKIAFLPRHGKKHTIPPHKINFKANIWAFKELGVTRIIAPSAVGSLKEELEPGHFALPTQFIDFTKSRDGTFSDNGRVIHISVADPFCPELQSSILQVTDNQDLNMHKDCTYVCIEGPRFSTKAESKFYRTTGADIIGMTLVPECQLAREAQMCYASISTVTDYDVWADKPVTAKEVIETLSKNVEKTKKVLTELIDKIPTTRSCSCAKALEEAEF